The Chitinophagales bacterium genome has a window encoding:
- a CDS encoding LexA family transcriptional regulator gives MSIHEGEALQNAARMSKMGVHGLAISLNVPRSTLYYNFRKERLDDTIRTRAAKALGITTEQLFGGAYNNPADMYEQPSHTTGDDLRMQKALGLNVHEGLSVVPIRAQAGYSKHYLEPSFVEELEVMNVPNMPYRGDRYRVFEVSGDSMEPTLKEGFHVVAETVAPDYWNSTAQFYIYVVVTEDRIMVKRLYRKDDNENFVCISDNEEFYPQFLLPKQEIKELWLVKRKIDWEMPPPKRFEITV, from the coding sequence ATGAGTATCCATGAAGGCGAAGCATTGCAGAACGCCGCAAGAATGAGCAAAATGGGGGTACACGGCCTGGCCATATCACTGAACGTACCCAGGAGTACGTTATACTACAACTTTCGTAAAGAGCGGCTGGACGATACAATACGTACACGCGCAGCCAAAGCACTGGGCATTACCACTGAACAATTGTTTGGCGGTGCATACAACAATCCTGCTGATATGTATGAACAGCCGTCGCATACTACAGGCGACGACCTTCGCATGCAGAAGGCATTAGGACTGAATGTACACGAAGGACTAAGCGTAGTTCCTATACGTGCACAGGCAGGATACAGCAAACACTATCTTGAGCCCAGCTTTGTAGAAGAGTTGGAAGTAATGAACGTACCTAATATGCCCTACCGGGGCGACAGATATCGTGTATTTGAAGTTAGCGGCGACAGTATGGAACCAACATTGAAAGAAGGTTTTCATGTAGTGGCAGAAACTGTTGCACCTGACTATTGGAACAGCACAGCACAATTTTATATTTATGTAGTGGTAACAGAAGACCGCATCATGGTAAAACGCCTGTACCGAAAAGATGACAACGAGAACTTTGTTTGCATCAGCGACAACGAAGAGTTTTACCCACAGTTCCTGCTACCTAAACAAGAGATAAAAGAATTATGGCTGGTAAAGCGTAAAATTGACTGGGAGATGCCTCCACCTAAAAGGTTTGAAATAACAGTATAA
- a CDS encoding T9SS type A sorting domain-containing protein codes for MNKLITGIVVLLLSSISYGQVPWKLIRKNVTYIEAGNDTVSSGSNDFYYSNNSNRYGLLPANPFFRYNPEEEYPHMLIPYPDPMEYDSSIIIGVYRGDTTLPPTKNHEQYFYPNGQLSLRKTYAKDAFVSGWGLYSIDSLFYNNNHDLAKVIRYQPRFSTSQTQTLSITSTIEYTYDTNRNMVQKKRWSGTSQDTFLYEINTVSYNNQGQILTDSSRQKVVVYQSQSTIIDKIIWPYTILHYQYNNATGKLIERIKISQSYTDSNKRDTTEIVRYAYDSSGKKISDSTFLHQKIPNDEYVIYESNNFQYDSAGLISNLIFYENPNLNSDTITDLYYNIDFYYNNLGLLSGTTRHTTSHISGNSTDIVEYVYCHDTAICRPTPSTPGPPLLKPGNTVSVYPNPATGYINLEATFDEETNIDLTISTPDGHIVMRIADKDVTIYKKQISTSGMRRGLYFITVKTKNEKIARRIMVQ; via the coding sequence ATGAATAAGCTAATCACTGGTATTGTAGTCTTGCTATTATCCTCTATAAGTTACGGTCAAGTGCCATGGAAATTGATACGAAAAAACGTTACTTACATCGAAGCAGGCAACGATACGGTATCATCGGGCAGTAACGACTTCTATTACAGCAATAACAGCAACCGTTATGGTTTATTACCAGCCAACCCTTTTTTCAGGTACAACCCTGAAGAAGAGTATCCACACATGTTAATACCCTACCCTGACCCTATGGAATACGATTCCAGTATTATTATCGGTGTATATAGAGGGGATACTACGTTGCCACCAACAAAAAATCACGAACAATATTTTTATCCTAATGGACAGCTGAGCCTTAGAAAAACTTATGCAAAGGATGCATTTGTATCTGGTTGGGGACTGTATTCAATTGATTCGCTCTTCTACAATAATAACCATGACCTTGCCAAAGTTATCAGGTACCAACCGAGATTTTCTACGAGTCAAACCCAAACGTTGAGCATTACGAGTACAATAGAGTATACCTATGACACAAATCGCAACATGGTGCAAAAAAAAAGGTGGAGTGGGACAAGCCAGGACACGTTTTTATACGAAATTAATACTGTTTCTTACAACAACCAGGGACAGATATTAACAGACAGCAGCAGGCAAAAAGTAGTTGTCTATCAAAGTCAATCTACAATAATAGATAAAATAATATGGCCGTACACAATTTTACACTATCAATATAATAATGCTACAGGCAAACTTATAGAACGAATCAAAATAAGTCAATCATATACCGACTCTAACAAGCGCGACACAACAGAAATTGTCAGGTATGCCTACGATAGTAGCGGTAAGAAAATTTCAGACTCTACCTTTTTGCACCAGAAAATACCAAATGATGAATATGTAATCTATGAATCTAATAACTTTCAATACGACAGTGCAGGCTTAATAAGCAACCTCATTTTTTATGAAAACCCGAACCTGAACTCAGACACAATTACCGACTTATACTACAACATAGACTTTTACTACAATAATCTTGGACTACTTTCCGGCACTACCAGGCATACAACCAGTCATATTAGTGGAAACAGTACAGACATCGTCGAGTATGTATATTGCCATGATACTGCAATATGTAGACCAACTCCTTCTACTCCGGGCCCTCCATTGCTTAAGCCTGGAAATACAGTATCCGTGTATCCCAACCCCGCAACAGGTTACATAAATCTGGAAGCCACATTTGACGAAGAAACAAATATTGACCTTACGATCTCAACTCCGGACGGACACATTGTAATGCGTATTGCAGACAAAGATGTCACAATCTATAAAAAACAAATTTCAACCAGCGGGATGCGCCGGGGGCTTTATTTCATTACAGTTAAAACGAAAAATGAAAAAATTGCCCGTCGTATTATGGTACAATAG